One Vicia villosa cultivar HV-30 ecotype Madison, WI linkage group LG5, Vvil1.0, whole genome shotgun sequence genomic window, ttgaaaatatcatattagagaaaaattcacaagttcataatttaaattcaaattttacacataggtatcacacacaataaaatagtacataattataaaatataattgcaaacaaaagtttaatcgcaacataatttaattgaataatttataataaaataatttcatatctactaaatttaatttcaataaaagaaaaattgtttcagtattgggatctccttcttcaatatcaaaatcatcggtaacaaaatcaaccgcatctgcaataattttttattatttattttattttatttatttaattttttattttaatttttaattaaaataatcaaaacgatgtttttttaattttttaaaattaaaaaaattaaaaatgcatcCAAACCGCCGGTTCACAAAAATCGTCGGTTTTCCCGATTTTAACGGTTTAAACctgttttgaccggttcacaccggttcaataacatttccgatccagctattgaaccagaccggttacctggccggttcccggttcgaccggtccgaccggccggttcggtccggtttttaaaacactgcccaTTGGACATAGGGTACTTCACACATATAAACAGTGTGGATAGGGAGGCTCCCATCTAGTTAAAAGCAAGTCATCCTATGATCAAGTTATATGAAAAAGGTGCGTCTATAACAAGATTTGTTATATTGACCATTATTTTCCTCTTCTCAACCCCAAACACGGTCTCTTGGGTGATGTAGCCCTTTACCTTCACTTACTCGCCTGTGAATCTCACAAATGAGCCTTGGAAAGCTTTGAGGTCATCAAGGTCCAGGAAAAGCCTTTCAAAAGCCTCCCAGTAAAGGATGTATGTGGAGCTTCCGTGATCAAACAAAACCTTTTTAATCTCCTAATCATCGCATCGTCCGCTTTATGACCATGGGGTCATTGTTATAAAGATGGATGCCTGAGGCGTCTCTCTTAGAGAAAGTGATATCATACTCTTCTTGGTCGAAACTAGGTTGAAGGGTGAGCCTTCTACAGCCACAACTTGGCGTGCATACCTTCTGCAGATGAAGCTAGTCTCCCTGCCTTTAGCGAACCCCTTGATATGTGTTAAGGGTGTGATGCATAAACATGTCCTCACCTCACTTACTTGGTTCCTTGCCCTTCTTGGAACTAGAGTATCCTGAGGTATCTTTCTCTTCAGAATTGGATCCACCTAGCATCTGGTTGGAGTTGCCTATGACATATTTCTTCAAGTGGACCTCTTGGATGAGgctctctttctccttcttcaaTTGGTAGCAGTCTTCAGTTTGGTGGCCTTTTACGTTGAGAAACGTGCACTACCTGCAGGGTTCAGGCCACATGATGTAACTACTACGAAAAATGGAAAACCCATTTAACAATGGTTGGAAAATACATATAATCACGCAGGTCCATGTGTTGTTATGTAGAGTGTTGTCGTAAATGTGTTACTTACAATCACGGTCTTGGGACCGTTGTAGTTTATTGGAAAAAGCGCAACACAACTATAAGGTAGATGAAGTTTCCTCAACAACTTcatgcttctttttttttcatagcTACGCAAACTATATGTACGATAGCCACGCATGCGCTTTGTTAAGGTGCTGAAGACGAATctaaaaaatcatgaaaacaaACATTTATCAACAACAGCAAAGCTAATAACGATGAAGAAGagaataaatattttgaaaatcatGTGAAATATAACAACAACATACACGAAAACGAGAgaataagaatgaaaaagaatacCTTCATGTATGAAGAATAAGATAAATTGTTATCACTTATCTGAAAAACACTCATATAGAATAGGAAAGCTAATGATGAAGAACAAGATTAACGACTACTTTGAAGAATAGGAAAGATAAtgacgaagaagaagagaaaaaatgggtGCTAGGTTTTTGTTGTGAAGGTTACATAAATACTGCCAAGAAGCGAGAGTTTATTCGATTATATAGGTAGGGGTGTTCTGGGTGTGGTTTAGACAGTTTTGACTCTAAAAATCATTTGAACCGCGAGAGAAAAAAGTGCGGTTCAGTTTGGTTTGATTGACTTTCGGAAAATAttgaatcgaaccaaaccaaactaatgcggttttgGTTGGTTCAGTTGtttcggttttttacaaaaatttactaagccatacatacacatatagaggaAAATATAATTGTGTTTAATCGTTCATACATTACCATAAAAAAATGAGTTAAATAAGtatttggtccctctaaatatagcggttttcaactttagtccctcgaaatatttttttcaaagaatggtcctcctaaaaattttaattttaacttttagtcTCTCGAGCAATTTAGCGACGGTTTTTACAATTTAGCGACGGTTTTTATTTTGCAACGAAATTAGAGGCtattttagctacgattttgccaTGAGGGACAAAAagctaaaattaaaatttttaggaggaccattatttgaagaaaatatttagagggaTTAAAGTTGAAAAGCGCTATATTTAgaaggactaaaaacatatttaaccctaaaaatatttataactgtcaaaataagtttataatttaatacataaaaatgttcttacaattttatcttaggtctaaagaatgatatacatgaaattgcatttgtaaataaatattatacaaagaatacgataaaatattttttattaaatagtatttataaaaaactaatattttgtttttcaatgatatataaattaaaataaatatcatacaaagaatatgataaaatatatacataatactaGTTGATTTGTCTAGAAaattaaagatatatatatatatatatatatatatatatatatatatatatatatatatatatatatatatatatatatatatatatatatatatatatatatatatatatatatatatatatatacacacacatatatgtgtgtgtctatatacacacacacacacatatatatatatatatatatatatatatatatatatatatatatatatatatatatatatatatatatatatatataatgcggTTTGgcttggtttggttcggtttgtaaaatacaaacagTAAACCGAAATGAACTGCGCGGTTCTGCTAGAAAATGACCCAgacacatccgaaccaaatgtGATTTTTGCGGTTTGGCTTGGTTTTGCGAATATCTATTGGGTCGGTTCAATTTTGAACACCCTTATATGTAGGTACAATTTTGACAACGATTTTCATTACTAACCgtggtgatatatatatatatatatatatatatatatatatgagggcatatcatatgagaatgccttttttatatgagaatgtgaaaatgaatctgaaccattagattttaaaataaatggtggagattatgtgtgaatctttttttctctctcctacatcttttattttattaatggaggaaagataaaaaaagattcacacataatctccatcatttattttaaaatctaatgattccgattcattctcacattctcatttaaagaagacattctcatatgagatatatatatatatatatatatatatatatatatatatatatatatatatatatatatatatatatatatatatatatatatatatatatatatatatatattggcggTTCTAGTGCCTAGCTAGCCCGGGCGGGTTTCTTTGTATTCCGCCTAATTTAATATTAGAGTTTTAGACGAaatcaggggcaaaattagtCAAAACagggtgtaaaaattaaaacaaataaataatcaatGGTCCAGGCCCACccaattaattattaatgaatcaaaactgaaattaaaaaaaaattccttaAAACAAAACCTTTAACCTTCTTACAAAACTACGggtaaaaaggttttgaaaaaattaaaactatgcCGCTCATCTCTCCGTCGTGACCGTAAGGTGATAATCTCCCCTATATTCTTCTTTTATTTTACCAATTTCCACTTCCATGCTTGACtgcttgtgtttgtgtttgtgtttgtgttgtgTTTAGTTGTTGTTGTCACAGTAAATGAAAAGGCAAaaagataataaataaaattgaaacatGAAACTATGAaagttgtgttgtgttgtgtggTGGTAGTCTGGTAGAGAAGAGAAGTAGGACAAGTGTAGGTACTAGGTAGTGTATGTGTAATGTGTCTAGGAAGTGTGTGGTTCTGTGTTGAGTTAATTTACCGACAAAGTGTGTAGTGTTGTGTTAttgttttgcaatttttttaataaaaaaagttaataattGAAACTATAAAGAGAATTAGGCGTAGGTACGTAGTGTGTGGTTGTTTTgtctaattctttttctttttgtttttttctctatttttttaaattggtATAAACATGTATGAATTAGGTTTAGTTATTAATTGGTTTAATCTAacaattagtttaatttattaatttatttattttatttatttatgttatatttttattattatttaaattagttAGATTTAGTTGTGGGCTTTAGAGTTAAAGGCTCTCCCTTACTTACCTAAATCGGaccattttacttttaatttaacTTCATAGTTTATTTTTCTAGATACTTAAATTTCAGAGATGAGAAAGTTTTTGGTTCCTAGAACAAGTATTGAGAATGTTAATGTTGTGCAATCGGAAGCCGAAGTAGAAGAAACACCGCCTAATATGGCCAATGAATTTAATCCAAATGAGATTGTACGTGATCCAGGATGTAGGAAACAAATTCATGAGTATGCTACGGATATTCAAGACCAAGTGAGGAGGGCATATATATTGAAGGGTCCAACGCAACCAGATTTAGCAATATTTCCTCGTACTCAATTTGGGAAGTCTTCAAGAGCATTTTGTAAAGCATGGTATAAGAATTATACATGGATTGAATATAGTGAGTCGAAGGATGCAGCttattgtttttattgctttctctTTAAGCCGCCCGGGAGGGCCGAACACTTTGGTTATGAAGTCTTTAACAAAGACGGATTTAAAGATTTGAAGCATGCATCTAAAGGCTTCAAAGATCATATTGGTAGTCATAATAGTAAGCACAACTCATGTATGAAGCACTATGACgattataataatcaaagacaAAGTGTGACAAGTATCTTTGCTAGAGCAACTAGGGAATTAGAAGAATTGTATAAGATCTGTTTGACTTGTTCTTTAGATTGTACTAGATATCTCATAGCAAAAGGCATTGCTTTCCGTGGCCATGATGAAAGCTCTACTTCTCTAAACAAGGGCAATTTTAGAGAGATGGTGGAATGGGTAAAATCTAATGATGAAAAAGTGAGAGATGCTTTTGACCGTGGTCCAAAAAA contains:
- the LOC131604978 gene encoding uncharacterized protein LOC131604978, coding for MRKFLVPRTSIENVNVVQSEAEVEETPPNMANEFNPNEIVRDPGCRKQIHEYATDIQDQVRRAYILKGPTQPDLAIFPRTQFGKSSRAFCKAWYKNYTWIEYSESKDAAYCFYCFLFKPPGRAEHFGYEVFNKDGFKDLKHASKGFKDHIGSHNSKHNSCMKHYDDYNNQRQSVTSIFARATRELEELYKICLTCSLDCTRYLIAKGIAFRGHDESSTSLNKGNFREMVEWVKSNDEKVRDAFDRGPKNCTMTSGDIQKELAMCCAHEVTKVIMEELGERQFSVLIDESRDISVKEQMAVMLRLVVVFSNSYYILFSMPPYNIVEYI